In the Drosophila virilis strain 15010-1051.87 chromosome 4, Dvir_AGI_RSII-ME, whole genome shotgun sequence genome, TCGCCGATAAACAAACAATGCGCTTCATTTATCCGGCCATGCCGCACAGATTGCCAGCCCCATTGAACGCCACGCCCGCCACGTTGCATGCAACATACTTCAATGCAGGCTGATGCACCCCAAAGTGCATCTATTATTCAAATACTAATCAATACTTTTCGCAAGTATCGCCGTCGCCGTGAGAGTTTGGGGAATTCGGACGACTTTACTAAATAGGTGAAAACAATGTGTCAGTTTATTTGGATGCGTTGACAGTTGTAATTGTCTGCGGTTGTTTTCTCGTTTAACTTCAATTATGCAACGAGTTAGTGAAAGTTTAGTCGTGTTGCTGCGAGCTGCCAAATTTAGGACATGCCTCAAAGTTAATGCCATCAATTGACAAACAATATTTGGGGTGCACATAGATAAAAACTATTCGTATTCAATTTGGGTCatgctgttattattttaccttctttatataccctgtactcgcTATAAATTGCGTCTGATGAATGCCTCATAAGCAACATATAATAATTTCACAGTCGACTCACATATCAATTATATgttatgttatcgataactacgCTTTCCGATTGCCGATAACCGAtttttccgaaaatcgatatttcATCAATATCTGACATTTAAAACAtcaaatttggcatttttttgcTGCGGCTTAGAAGCTTTAGAAGATggatatatgtaaaaataatatacttacaaaaaatatgaagatagcgaaaaatcgatttttttttcaatcaacaaaaacgaatcaaataaaaatatatataaaattagtttaactaAAGTGATAAATTAATGTGGTaaagaattattatttaacGGGATAGTGAGAATATCTTTGGCGTAGTGAATTTCGAAAATGTTTCTATACTCTTCagccgatctttcctatgtcagctataagATAGAGAGCAAAGTGCCAAGTTCTAGATAAATGAcaagatattttttatttgacaCAATTATTATGTTGAGGCATCCTTTTTGGGTATTTATTTGAGCAACGTTTTCAGAGCATATTTGAGAGAATTGTGTAATTGAGAAAATACcctttagatatatataagtgtatttatttttgctttgcaGCTCAAAGgtttaaaatacaaaagacAAGCTCTATAAAATGCGCGCAAGGCTGTCAGCTTAGCTAAAGGTATATTCAAGTCTCTCAGCTCTTTAAAGTCTTTTCAGATGCTTTGTGCTTGTGTCTGGGTCTGGTTTATTTGCACTCGTCTGGCTGCGAACGCGACACTCGACTCGACTTGCTTATCTCTGGCGTGGCAGAGGAGGCAACGTGCCAGAGGCTGGCACAGGAAGACACATTCTCATCTACGAGGACGTGTACTTCCTGCCGCTTCGTGCCCTAATTAGTTGCGGATTTTTCAATGAATACGAAcgaagcaacaacagccaccaCATGCCGGCAATGCGACAACTTGaattccaaataaatttaattaccaACCAAGTTGcagttaaataaatgtacatatacataaacatatatatatatgtatatatatatataagtatatattcgCTGTCAACGCCAGTCGTAGTCGTCCTCCTCAGATTCCGCATAGTCCACGGGCACATTCTCATCATTTCCATAGTCATCATCGTAGTAGCCATCATTCACATCCACATCTTCTTCCACTGAGTTCGCCTGGCGTGGTCCCACAAAACTGATCGCATTTCGCGGCAGCAGCTGTATTTTGGCCAGGTTGCGTTGTTTCTCATTCTTGTAGAGCTGAAATATTGCCGTTTGCATGGGATCACTGGGACTCCAAGGCAGGGCATAGAGTGTGCTCAGCGAGAGAGCTGCGCATTGGAATGAATATTTTCGAATTTGTCAAGTCTCAGTATCAAgtatcaataataatatatattttagatcagcatcaacagctgagTTTCTATGCAAAGAAGTCTTTCAGAAAGCCTAACTTATCCGCGCTTCTGTTGTAAGCAGCACATATGTCCGAACTGGCcggatcggagcactataacATATTGTTAtcataggaacgttcggtcgaaaagtaggttctgGTATGGAAAactgttttgtttatcaagatatctaagACAAACCTCGCATTTTATACTGTAAACGGAACGGAACAGAATGTCAGGAACGTTCAGCCcaaaagtaggttcttgtatggcGAAATATtctctttttcaagatattccCCTACAAGCTTCACATATCTGTAAGACCTTAAGGCAAATGCCTTTAAGAGTATTAGGTTTTCGGTGTGCCAAAGTTATTTCCACTTTCTAGTTTAAAATTTGGACAACTTTTGCGTTCTCTCCATACTTACCGAAGCAAGCCAGCACAACTGTCAACTGCATTTTCACAATATCAACTGAGGCTGCTTGTGAAATGCATTTGGGCTTTTTATAGCAAACATTTGGAAGCTGCGCTTATTTGTGGgaagcttttcttttaatgctGATTTGATGAGCATTTAATGGAAAGTAAAAGTTGTTAgccctttttttgttttttatcgtTCAACAAATTTACTATACAACATATTTGTATTGATTTTGTCAGGCGATTTTGATAGCTACAGAACATTGAATAGTTAAACAACTTGAATTTTATGTCTTATGCAGATTACGAAAATTGGTTAAGTTAAGCTCGATTtagttggctttttgttgctgttgttagcTTGGCCTCAGTTGATGTCTTTTCACTTTTGCCGCTGTCAAAGTTGTTTGAGGCTTTAATCtacgtatatacataaaaaatgaaaactctaaagaaaatgtcaaaaattgTGCACATTATCTTGAGAGTTTCATGCAGCATTTGCCTTTGCATAAAATTACAGTTTGTCCCTGGCGAGGACACATGCGCAAATAGAGAGCAGAGATTACAACATGGACATGGGTGTTGCTTGTGGCTACTTGAAAGTAGATTATACGCAACACGCACAATGTCACGTCGGTAAAGGTCCAGCTGGGGCTGTGTAGGGGTGTGCTTGGTTTGACTCGCCTTGGGTTTGGCGTTAATCTTAGTCCAAACATCAAAAAGTTAAGCCACAGCAAAATTTAAGTAAACGCCCCATCCGGCCCACCGCACAACCAAAAACGAAATGAAGCATGAAcagaaattgtttaaaaagaTTTCTCTCATACAATGTGCAACAAAGTCCTTGGCGATTTGGCAAACAGTTTGTGAACAGGTTTGGGGACCAACTGCAGCTGCCATCTCCTTGGACTCTTGCAAGTTTCACTTGAGCTCAACTCAGCTCAACTCAGCTCAGCTTAGCTCAGCTTGGCCAATTCCCATTTGAATTTAGTCaattgttttagttttgtgtTTGAATTTGAACACACTGGCAAACTCACTTGGCTGCGTTTTGATTTGCCCAGCTGCACTTGtatgtaaatttataattttttttaatagtctAGGGTATTCTAATATGTATAGAGCATATTGATTTGAGTTTTTTTAATCTTAGGCAATGTATTTTTCATGAAGTAGGAATTGTTTAATAACCTTTTTAAATGTTCTAAAAGCttgcattttgattttctatAGCCTGAATCCATTGAAACTGCGTGAAAAAggaattataataatagtttttgtgcaaatatatgtaaacaggcagaaggaagcatctccgaccccatggAGTATATGAATTCTTGaccagcatcaacagccgagtcgtcCGTTCGTTTTTCCAGAATAGAAAAGGAAAGCAGATAAAAGCTTCACGCATTACTCAACCCAATTAATCTTCCAGGCTGTGTGGCTTAATTCTAAGGTCAGGTCATGTAATAGATTAACCAAATCAGCTCACATATAAAGCAAAGAAATGTCATTGAAATTTTCACATATTTAATAGCTTTACTTGCCTAGAAAATTTATCATGAATATTTTAATAGATTTACGTACTAAATAGCCCCGTGTGGAAGTCAACTAATCTGGCGATCTCTATCTTGGCAAATTTGTTGAATAAATTCACTGTTGCCACTGTTTGTGCTGCCGGCTTATgtttcattcattcatcaGTCAAAAGTTGGGCAAATTTTCAAATCGCTGTCAGGCATTTGCCAGCCACAAAACACAAACTTTGAGCCCTGAACCCTGAAACCATTTAGATCAAGTTACGGCGCCTCAAAGCAGGCAACTTCATTCAAACAAAACGCAAACGAAATCCTTGCAGTTAGGCAGCAATAAATTTTTGTCCATGTCTAAAGTTTAACTGGTGGaccaacaagaaaaaatacaaGTAGAGTGCTCTAGTTGGGAGTGCTCGACGGGCAGATACTCTAAATAcagacacatatatatatcccaTTGACACATAGAATACATAATgctatgttaaataaattcgatgtttattgtccgatctAGAAATAAGAGTCAACTTTCAGGGCATAAATATGCAGCAGAGAAGGAGTAAAATTCTACctcataaagtgtatatattctagatcagcatcaacaccCTGTTTCTATGAGAACTCTTCCTCTTAGGCTTAAAGCTATCGATATCTGTTTGTCTGTTGCAGGTGTTACATTTTGTCGAAGCCAGCCGGATGGGataattatatcatataggaaTTGTCAGTCGAAGAGACGattattgtataaaaaaaatgttctgtTTTTCAGTTTTACAAGCTTCGCTAGGCTCACATACCCACAAAACCGTCAATGAGGGTTTTAAATCTTTGGCGTATCGAGCATATGTTCACTTTTTTTGAGTATTTTTGATATAACTTTGGCAGGTGAAATATTTTGGATCAGTGTATTTGATACGAGCGTCAATATTGTTTATtgtctttagctcttataagcTCCGGAAAATAGTCGAAACTACATTCAAAATTTCATGTCATAGAACTTATATACTTAAGCGGCCCAAAGAAGCTGCCTGCGGCCCGTTACATAGATTGGCACATAACAAATATACCCCTTTTAGGCAGTTACAATGGATTTagggcattaaaaaaaaaagaatcccATTTTGTGTCTATCAGGACGTCTAATCTGCAGTCCGTGCAGCAACGCAAGCCCAACTGAATAACTGAACCCATCCAAGCAACTTACCACGTGCAATAAATTCCAAGGCGCAATGTCTGCACTATTTGTGGTTAGCCTCAAGACTTTGGCGTTGGGTCAAAGGTGGTTAAATTGTGCCAGAGATTGGGCCATGTGGCGAGGGGGGAGACGGAGCCATAGAGGGTTACAATCCCAGCTAAACACGCGCCGCGTACGTGATCTGATAGGGAATTAAAGCCGGCACAAACATGTGTAAGTTTGCCCAAATAGCGTCGCATTCGTTTGAGCccaagccacacacacacacgcacacacacacagccagagCACACTTCCTGCACTCCTTGGCGGCTGTTTCCGTTGCGGTTTTAGCAGCACTGTCTGCACAGTTTGACAGGCGAGGTTCGCTGCGCTAATTTACTTTAAATTGGTTTTTACGGCATTCGCTGCTTATATCCGTGATAAATGACTGGAGGGCGTACTTTACCGCCCCCAAAGCACCCACAttcgccccccccccctcccgcTTCCAAGACCGAAATGTCTTTGTTATCGCTAATGGCATCTGTAgctaattttgttgttgttgttgttgctgttgttgtgtgtgaCCCACGTAGTTTAATAAattggtaaataaaaattaatgctgcataaattacaaatagcCGAATCACAAAGTTGACGACGTCGCGCTCTTCACAAATTTCCCATTTTTGGCCACTTTTTGGCCATCTAATTAACGAGCAAAAGTTTTTAACCTTTTGTGCAAGTTTTCGTTGCGAGTCCGGCTTCAAGTTCCGGCCAAGAGGTATTGTCCACAGT is a window encoding:
- the LOC138911281 gene encoding uncharacterized protein, which codes for MQLTVVLACFALSLSTLYALPWSPSDPMQTAIFQLYKNEKQRNLAKIQLLPRNAISFVGPRQANSVEEDVDVNDGYYDDDYGNDENVPVDYAESEEDDYDWR